In a genomic window of Dyadobacter fermentans DSM 18053:
- a CDS encoding DUF6055 domain-containing protein: MKRYRALLLALVGILAVSHVRTLAQTKELSIPAKVMRVPDGNDYNSEASEFSYKRMVQSDNIAIFWHKEFGQDPMANPDTTKRFDVHSALRECERFYDFYVNDLKLVQKGRSLTDKYKMILYVIGGKEQTAFGGGVENKIGILWTPAVRMAKAPYGALAHELGHAFQYMSRSDAQAGPRGPVMEMSAQYMLWQVYPEWMTFENYHFVSYLKKTHFAFLHPQNMYHSPYVLEYWSEKHGKAFFGTLCRSTQEGEDPVMTYKRLNNLTQEAFNDEMFDAAARFMTWDLKRIGQVAAPYANKHTTQLTAAANGWYQVDSLNCPQNYGYNGIGLAVPAAGTTVTVDFEGIAGAKGYSDVKTDKAGWRYGLVAHTKNGKRLYGKMARDARGKATIKIPKDTQHLWLVVSGAPAEHWPVAFGRQAAQQKEEQWPYKIKLTGTSLAAKN, encoded by the coding sequence ATGAAACGCTATCGCGCCCTGCTCCTCGCCCTTGTCGGCATTCTCGCCGTTTCCCATGTGCGCACACTTGCGCAAACGAAGGAACTTTCCATTCCCGCCAAAGTCATGCGTGTGCCCGATGGCAACGATTATAACAGTGAAGCAAGCGAGTTTAGCTACAAGCGCATGGTGCAGTCGGACAACATCGCGATTTTCTGGCACAAAGAATTCGGGCAAGACCCTATGGCCAATCCCGACACCACGAAGCGCTTCGATGTGCATAGTGCATTGCGGGAATGCGAGCGGTTTTACGATTTTTATGTGAACGACCTGAAACTCGTTCAGAAAGGCCGATCACTCACCGATAAATACAAGATGATCCTCTACGTGATCGGCGGTAAGGAACAAACCGCATTCGGCGGAGGCGTCGAAAACAAGATCGGTATCCTGTGGACGCCCGCCGTGAGGATGGCCAAAGCGCCATATGGGGCGCTCGCGCATGAGCTGGGGCACGCGTTCCAGTATATGTCGCGGTCGGATGCGCAAGCGGGCCCACGCGGGCCGGTGATGGAAATGTCCGCGCAGTATATGCTCTGGCAGGTGTATCCCGAATGGATGACTTTCGAGAACTACCATTTTGTGAGTTACCTCAAAAAAACTCATTTCGCATTCCTGCATCCGCAGAACATGTACCACTCGCCATACGTGCTCGAATACTGGTCGGAAAAGCATGGCAAAGCGTTTTTCGGCACATTATGCCGCTCCACGCAGGAAGGTGAAGATCCCGTGATGACCTACAAGCGGCTCAATAACCTCACCCAGGAAGCATTCAACGACGAAATGTTCGACGCGGCCGCACGGTTTATGACCTGGGACCTCAAACGCATCGGGCAAGTGGCTGCGCCTTATGCCAATAAACATACAACCCAACTTACCGCAGCCGCAAATGGCTGGTACCAGGTCGATTCGCTCAACTGCCCGCAAAACTACGGCTACAACGGCATTGGTCTGGCCGTACCCGCGGCAGGCACCACGGTAACCGTCGATTTCGAAGGCATTGCCGGGGCGAAAGGGTACAGTGATGTTAAAACCGACAAAGCCGGCTGGCGCTACGGATTGGTTGCCCACACCAAAAACGGAAAGCGGCTCTACGGGAAAATGGCCCGCGATGCACGGGGAAAGGCTACCATCAAAATCCCGAAGGACACACAGCACCTTTGGCTGGTGGTGAGCGGCGCCCCTGCCGAGCATTGGCCGGTCGCATTCGGCAGGCAGGCCGCCCAGCAAAAGGAAGAGCAATGGCCGTACAAAATCAAGCTCACCGGCACTTCGTTGGCAGCAAAAAACTGA
- a CDS encoding cation:proton antiporter yields MQLLNIHIGSLPIEDPVLKFLIELIIILGAPLLLNKIKVPHLLGLLIAGALVGPNGLNLLARDSSVVVTGTTGLLYIMFLAGLEIDMGDFKKNKWKSIGFTAYTFAIPFVLGLLGGYYVLRFPILTTVLFASLFSSHTLIAYPLVSKLGISKNLSVNITVGGTMLTDVLSLLVLAVVVGMTQGAVDSAFWIRLIVSVLSFSLVVLFVFPIIGRWFFKRVEDKISQYIFVLVMIYLAAVLAELAGIEAIIGAFFAGLALNRLIPHSSSLMNRVEFVGNAIFIPFFLISVGMLIDFKVIVKSWETVGVAAVMLVASIGGKYLAAIFTQKTFKLTKDEGMLIFGMSSASAAATLAAVMVGYNIVISETPAGEPVRLLSEHVLNGSILLILISCTISSFVSMSSGEKIAEADKENTASGINRENESILIAVNYEETVEKLVNLGLMIKAGHNDDRLLALNVVNDDKNESSVKNAEKTLHIAVDTGAAADVAIQQVTRYDQDVSSGISNVIKEQRITDLLIGLQPEKGFTPSFIYNLYNGYLQNDNVNTLIYHAAQPISTVKRYVVLIPARAEREPGFFHALLRVWNIAKNSSAEMSFYGGEQVIRIIKRVLSKSNIESSLHTVANWREAEEAAAQLSADEGLIVFMAKRGMVSYFPQMGGIPDFLNQHSRDNNFLLIFPFSQQDDDQTERRSVSNHDDFIEIGKIIGKIFPS; encoded by the coding sequence ATGCAATTATTGAACATCCACATCGGGTCACTGCCTATTGAGGACCCGGTACTGAAATTCCTCATCGAGCTCATCATCATCCTCGGTGCGCCGCTATTGCTGAACAAGATCAAGGTGCCGCATTTGCTCGGCTTGCTCATTGCCGGCGCGCTCGTGGGCCCCAACGGGCTCAACCTCCTCGCGCGCGACAGCAGCGTGGTAGTAACCGGCACAACCGGCTTGCTGTACATCATGTTCCTGGCCGGGCTGGAAATCGATATGGGCGATTTCAAGAAGAATAAATGGAAAAGCATTGGTTTTACGGCCTACACATTCGCCATTCCCTTCGTCCTCGGACTGCTGGGCGGCTACTATGTGCTGCGTTTCCCGATCCTCACCACCGTTCTTTTTGCCAGTCTATTTTCCTCGCACACGCTCATCGCCTACCCGCTCGTGAGCAAGTTGGGTATTTCCAAAAACCTCTCCGTGAACATTACCGTGGGCGGCACAATGCTCACCGACGTGCTGTCCCTGCTCGTGCTGGCGGTGGTGGTCGGGATGACGCAGGGCGCGGTGGACAGCGCTTTCTGGATACGCCTCATTGTATCGGTGCTGTCATTCAGTCTCGTGGTACTGTTCGTTTTTCCGATCATCGGAAGGTGGTTTTTCAAACGGGTGGAGGACAAAATATCGCAGTACATTTTTGTGCTCGTGATGATTTACCTCGCGGCTGTGCTGGCCGAGCTGGCCGGGATCGAGGCCATTATCGGGGCGTTTTTCGCGGGGCTGGCCCTGAACCGCCTCATTCCGCATTCGTCGTCGCTGATGAATCGGGTGGAATTTGTGGGTAATGCCATTTTTATCCCCTTCTTCCTGATCAGCGTGGGGATGCTCATTGATTTTAAAGTGATTGTCAAAAGCTGGGAAACCGTTGGGGTGGCGGCCGTGATGCTGGTGGCATCCATCGGCGGGAAATACCTCGCGGCGATTTTCACGCAGAAGACTTTCAAACTCACCAAAGACGAGGGAATGCTGATTTTCGGCATGAGCTCCGCGTCGGCGGCGGCTACGCTTGCGGCGGTAATGGTGGGTTACAACATCGTCATTTCGGAAACGCCTGCGGGCGAGCCGGTCCGCCTTTTGAGCGAGCACGTGCTCAACGGCAGCATTCTGCTGATCCTGATCTCCTGTACGATCTCGTCCTTCGTGTCGATGTCGAGCGGCGAGAAGATCGCCGAGGCTGATAAGGAGAACACCGCCTCGGGGATTAACCGCGAAAACGAGAGCATCCTGATCGCGGTGAATTATGAGGAAACGGTTGAAAAACTGGTGAATCTGGGACTGATGATCAAGGCAGGCCACAACGACGACCGTTTACTGGCGCTCAATGTCGTGAATGATGACAAAAACGAGTCATCGGTTAAAAACGCCGAAAAAACGCTCCACATCGCGGTCGACACCGGTGCTGCCGCGGATGTGGCCATTCAGCAGGTGACACGCTACGATCAGGACGTTTCGAGCGGCATCAGCAATGTGATCAAGGAGCAACGCATTACCGATCTGCTGATCGGCCTTCAACCCGAAAAAGGATTTACACCATCATTTATATACAATCTTTACAACGGCTATTTGCAAAACGACAACGTAAACACGTTGATTTACCACGCCGCACAGCCCATTTCCACCGTGAAGCGCTACGTGGTACTGATTCCCGCCCGGGCCGAAAGAGAACCGGGATTTTTCCACGCATTGCTCCGGGTATGGAACATCGCGAAGAATTCAAGCGCCGAAATGAGCTTTTACGGCGGCGAACAGGTGATCCGGATTATCAAACGCGTGCTGAGCAAATCAAATATCGAATCGTCGCTGCATACGGTCGCAAACTGGCGCGAGGCCGAAGAAGCCGCCGCGCAGCTTTCGGCCGACGAAGGGCTGATCGTGTTCATGGCGAAACGCGGAATGGTTTCCTACTTCCCGCAAATGGGCGGTATTCCGGATTTTCTCAACCAGCATTCGCGCGACAATAACTTCCTGCTCATATTCCCGTTCTCGCAGCAGGACGATGACCAGACCGAACGGCGCTCGGTGAGCAACCACGACGATTTTATCGAAATAGGGAAGATTATCGGTAAAATATTCCCGAGCTGA
- a CDS encoding DUF1501 domain-containing protein, giving the protein MEDLKTILTQLNRRDFLTKAGLGFGSIALSSILQAGTTRGREDNAVDAAVAPFVRGPHFSPKAKRIIYLFQSGGPSQLETFDYKPALAKWHGQEIPDSIKSTQRNSGMVAGQSTFPLVKSIYDFKQYGQSGAWVSELLPYTAGIVDELCIVKSVFTEAINHEPAVMFVQTGSQQSGRPSMGSWLSYGLGSDNENLPHFMVLISKGVSGDQPLSTAAWANGFLASHHQGVQLRTGKDPVLYLQNPYGVHKEDRRRALDRIKELNEHQFTLWGDPEIQSKISQYEMAYKMQTSVPDAVDIADEPDYIYKMYGEDARRPGTFAANCLLARRMAERDVKFIQLYHMGWDQHGNLPKNIASQARDVDQASAALVQDLKQRGLLEDTLVVWGGEFGRTSFSQGKLTADNYGRDHHPGCFTMWMTGGGIKTGQVYGETDEFSYNVVKDGVHVHDFQATLLHLFGLDHEKLVFKHQGRRYRLTDVHGKVIKGLIA; this is encoded by the coding sequence ATGGAAGATCTTAAAACGATACTTACGCAACTCAACCGTCGCGACTTCCTCACGAAGGCTGGCCTCGGCTTCGGCTCCATTGCGCTTTCGAGCATTTTGCAGGCGGGCACCACGCGGGGGCGGGAGGATAATGCGGTCGATGCGGCCGTAGCGCCGTTTGTGCGCGGGCCGCATTTTTCGCCCAAAGCCAAGCGGATCATCTATCTTTTTCAGAGCGGCGGGCCTTCACAGCTTGAAACATTCGATTACAAGCCTGCATTGGCCAAATGGCACGGCCAGGAAATCCCCGATTCCATCAAATCGACACAGCGGAACTCGGGAATGGTGGCGGGGCAATCCACTTTCCCGCTCGTTAAATCGATTTACGATTTCAAACAATATGGGCAGTCCGGTGCGTGGGTGAGCGAGCTTTTGCCCTACACGGCGGGGATCGTGGATGAGCTTTGCATTGTTAAATCCGTTTTTACGGAAGCGATCAATCACGAGCCGGCGGTGATGTTCGTGCAAACCGGCTCCCAGCAGAGCGGGCGGCCATCCATGGGCTCCTGGCTCAGCTATGGCCTCGGGTCGGATAATGAGAACCTGCCGCATTTTATGGTGCTGATTTCCAAGGGTGTGAGCGGCGACCAGCCGTTGAGCACCGCAGCCTGGGCCAACGGCTTCCTGGCATCGCACCACCAGGGCGTGCAGCTTCGTACGGGCAAAGATCCCGTGCTTTATTTACAAAATCCTTACGGCGTGCATAAGGAAGACCGCCGCCGTGCATTGGACCGCATCAAAGAACTGAACGAACACCAGTTTACGCTGTGGGGCGACCCCGAAATCCAGTCGAAAATAAGTCAATACGAAATGGCTTATAAAATGCAGACATCCGTGCCCGACGCGGTGGATATTGCGGACGAGCCCGACTACATCTATAAAATGTACGGAGAAGACGCCCGCCGGCCCGGCACGTTTGCCGCCAATTGCCTGCTCGCGCGCCGGATGGCCGAGCGCGACGTGAAATTTATCCAGCTCTATCACATGGGCTGGGACCAGCATGGTAATCTGCCCAAGAACATCGCCAGCCAGGCCAGGGACGTCGATCAGGCGTCGGCTGCATTGGTGCAAGACCTCAAACAGCGCGGGCTGCTGGAAGATACGCTGGTGGTGTGGGGCGGAGAATTCGGCCGTACCAGCTTTTCGCAGGGCAAGCTCACGGCCGATAACTACGGCCGCGATCACCATCCCGGATGCTTCACGATGTGGATGACCGGTGGAGGCATTAAAACCGGCCAGGTGTACGGCGAAACCGATGAATTCAGCTACAATGTCGTGAAGGACGGTGTGCATGTGCATGATTTCCAGGCGACATTGCTGCATCTCTTCGGCCTCGACCATGAGAAACTGGTTTTCAAACACCAGGGCAGGCGCTACCGGCTAACCGACGTCCACGGTAAAGTAATAAAGGGACTGATCGCCTAG